One genomic window of Nerophis lumbriciformis linkage group LG31, RoL_Nlum_v2.1, whole genome shotgun sequence includes the following:
- the LOC133574124 gene encoding integral membrane protein 2B-like isoform X1, which translates to MVKVSFNSAFSQKDVKKDVETLISEEDKDAEAALPVRGQSRAWCWCMCLGLGLMLSGMVVAGAYLYRYYILEVCVWHVDQSRAKCDTPPSVLQEGQVFVCGVNYREEDLTMAQLEKVDVELPIPLRQLEERIRVLEREQVALIHVPVPDFEEGDPADIVHDFQRMLTAYLDLNLNRCYVIALNTSIVMPPRDFLELLVNVKSGTYLPQSYLVHEDMVVTERLEHVDQLGYFIHNLCRGKDTFKLQRRDRILGMQKREVLSCHKIRHFENKFVVETEICEM; encoded by the exons GATGCGGAGGCAGCACTTCCTGTGCGTGGACAGTCTCGGGCCTGGTGCTGGTGCATGTGCCTTGGTCTGGGCCTCATGCTGTCTGGGATGGTGGTGGCCGGAGCCTACCTGTACCGCTACTACATCCTGGAGGTGTGCGTCTGGCACGTAGACCAGAGCAGAGCCAAGTGTGACACGCCTCCCTCTGTCTTGCAGGAGGGCCAGGTGTTTGTGTGCGGGGTCAACTACCGCGAGGAGGACCTGACCATGGCCCAACTGGAGAAG GTGGACGTGGAGCTTCCAATCCCTCTGAGGCAGCTGGAGGAGAGAATCCGGGTGCTGGAGAGGGAACAGGTGGCGCTCATTCACGTGCCAGTGCCCGACTTTGAGGAGGGAGACCCCGCAGATATCGTCCACGACTTCCAGCGG ATGCTGACCGCCTACCTGGACCTGAACCTGAACAGGTGTTACGTCATCGCGCTCAACACCTCCATTGTCATGCCACCACGAGACTTCCTGGAGCTGCTGGTCAATGTCAAG TCTGGCACCTACCTGCCCCAGTCCTACCTGGTGCACGAGGACATGGTGGTGACAGAGCGCCTGGAGCACGTGGACCAGCTGGGATACTTCATCCATAACCTGTGTCGCGGCAAGGACACCTTCAAGCTGCAGCGCCGGGACAGGATTCTGG GTATGCAGAAGCGGGAGGTGCTGAGCTGCCACAAGATCCGTCACTTTGAGAACAAGTTTGTGGTGGAGACTGAGATCTGTGAGATGTGA